A window of the Tunturibacter empetritectus genome harbors these coding sequences:
- a CDS encoding cupin domain-containing protein: protein MPSSSDQGTQNTLLLPPDDLARSLILASADDQNRPHIGLVGDTYTVLLSGKDTAGRFCLIDMHIPPGGGPPPHRHDFEETFILVEGEMEATFRGVQSTVKAGETIHIPANAPHQFHNSSDQPVRLLCLCSPAGQEDFFAEIGVPVATRTTPPPKLDAAAQAAFKAKVEALNPKYKTEMLQRS from the coding sequence ATGCCCAGTAGTTCCGATCAAGGCACCCAGAACACGCTCCTGCTACCGCCCGACGATCTAGCCCGCAGCCTGATCCTCGCCAGCGCCGACGACCAAAATCGGCCCCATATCGGATTAGTAGGAGACACCTACACCGTCCTTCTCTCAGGCAAAGACACCGCAGGCCGCTTCTGCCTCATCGACATGCACATCCCACCCGGCGGCGGCCCCCCACCTCATCGCCACGACTTCGAAGAGACCTTCATCCTCGTCGAAGGCGAGATGGAAGCCACCTTTCGCGGAGTGCAGTCCACCGTAAAAGCTGGCGAAACCATCCACATCCCCGCCAACGCACCCCACCAGTTTCACAATTCAAGCGATCAGCCCGTACGCCTCCTCTGTCTCTGCTCACCCGCCGGCCAGGAGGACTTCTTCGCCGAGATCGGCGTACCCGTCGCCACCCGCACCACCCCACCCCCAAAGCTGGACGCAGCAGCCCAGGCAGCCTTCAAAGCCAAAGTAGAAGCCCTCAACCCAAAGTACAAAACCGAGATGCTCCAACGCTCCTGA
- a CDS encoding CRTAC1 family protein, which yields MPLGVSFFDVAKEAGLTSKTIYGGEAKNKYLLETTGCGLAFYDYDNDGWLDLFLVNGWRLEGFPAGQEPRCHLFKNNRDGTFTDVTAGSGLEHKTGWGQACCVGDYNNDGNDDLFVTYYGQNALYRNNGNGTFTDVTQQAGLMQPGPKVRWNTGCTFVDYDRDGHLDLFVANYVDFDLKTAPLPEDGPCTYKGILVACGPPGLAGGRNILYHNNGDGTFSDVSEKSGMWTAVGTYGLSVAASDLDNDGWPDIYVANDSAPATLYLNQKDGTFRDIAIEAGAALSAEAKPQAGMGVSIGDYNHSGSFDIVKTNFAGDTDSLYTNMGDATFEDHTYPSGLGENTRLLGWGVGFFDMDNDGWLDILMSNGHVYPEVDKSKADLKYAEHKYLYRNLHNGRFQDVTNKGGPGILEDVPARGCAFGDYDNDGDLDIVVNCINAGPQLLRCDSTLNRNWIKIKLVGVKSNRSGIGTRVIVTATTTPDVAKPSRQLDELRSGGSYFSQNDMRMHFGLDQAKKVDMVEIRWLSGQVDQLKNLEVNQLYVVQEGGKILKAGPLKAAKRKG from the coding sequence ATGCCGCTTGGGGTAAGTTTTTTCGATGTGGCAAAAGAAGCTGGTCTGACAAGCAAGACGATCTACGGTGGGGAAGCAAAGAATAAGTATCTACTAGAGACGACGGGGTGCGGGTTGGCTTTTTATGACTACGACAATGACGGATGGCTCGACCTATTCCTTGTCAATGGGTGGCGCCTGGAGGGGTTTCCTGCGGGACAGGAGCCACGATGCCATCTCTTCAAGAATAATCGGGATGGAACCTTCACGGATGTCACCGCCGGCTCCGGCCTGGAGCACAAGACCGGCTGGGGGCAAGCGTGCTGCGTGGGGGACTATAACAACGATGGCAACGACGATTTATTTGTAACTTATTATGGTCAGAATGCGCTGTACCGGAATAACGGGAATGGAACCTTTACCGATGTGACGCAGCAGGCGGGCCTGATGCAGCCTGGGCCAAAGGTGCGTTGGAATACAGGATGCACGTTTGTGGATTACGACCGCGATGGGCATCTCGATCTGTTTGTCGCCAACTACGTCGACTTCGATCTGAAGACCGCGCCTTTGCCCGAGGATGGACCGTGTACGTATAAGGGGATACTGGTGGCGTGCGGTCCGCCGGGGCTGGCTGGCGGCAGGAACATCCTGTATCACAACAACGGTGATGGAACCTTTAGTGACGTTAGTGAGAAGTCGGGGATGTGGACTGCGGTAGGAACCTATGGGCTTAGTGTGGCCGCATCGGATCTGGACAATGATGGCTGGCCTGATATCTATGTTGCAAATGATTCGGCGCCAGCCACGCTCTATCTGAATCAGAAGGATGGAACCTTTCGCGATATCGCGATCGAGGCCGGGGCCGCGTTGTCGGCTGAAGCTAAACCCCAGGCGGGGATGGGTGTTTCGATCGGAGACTATAACCACAGCGGCAGCTTCGACATCGTGAAGACAAACTTCGCGGGCGATACCGATTCGCTCTACACCAACATGGGGGACGCGACATTTGAAGACCACACTTATCCCAGCGGATTAGGCGAGAATACGCGCCTGCTTGGATGGGGCGTTGGCTTCTTTGATATGGATAACGATGGGTGGCTCGATATTCTGATGTCGAATGGGCATGTTTATCCTGAGGTGGATAAGTCGAAGGCTGATCTTAAATATGCGGAGCACAAATATCTGTATCGGAACCTGCACAATGGCCGTTTTCAGGACGTCACCAATAAAGGTGGTCCAGGGATATTGGAGGATGTGCCTGCTCGCGGCTGTGCCTTTGGCGACTACGATAACGACGGCGACTTGGATATAGTCGTGAACTGCATTAACGCTGGACCGCAGCTTCTGCGCTGCGATTCGACGCTAAATCGTAACTGGATCAAGATCAAACTGGTTGGAGTGAAATCGAATCGTTCCGGAATTGGCACCAGAGTGATTGTGACCGCTACAACAACACCTGATGTGGCAAAGCCTTCCAGACAGCTTGATGAGCTAAGGAGCGGAGGCAGCTATTTTTCACAAAACGATATGCGGATGCACTTCGGGCTCGACCAGGCCAAAAAGGTGGATATGGTGGAGATACGATGGCTTAGCGGGCAGGTGGATCAACTCAAGAATCTTGAGGTCAACCAGCTTTATGTTGTTCAGGAAGGTGGAAAGATCTTAAAAGCCGGTCCACTGAAGGCAGCAAAACGGAAGGGTTAG
- a CDS encoding YceI family protein, whose protein sequence is MRLALLSLLTIVLLPTPGNAQAPVFKTTPKDSSIKFFVKASVSLVGKFEKWDASLKFNSSDVTTGVLDIKIAAATVNTGSGMKDQKLKSKDFFDVEQSPSITFHSTKVVQTGPESFDVLGNFSIRGVSKPETLKLTVSGKGTGTGSIKGSMAFDRKDYGMTSGIPFVKIADRVQVDVDLKVEQVSGPRLVYKQ, encoded by the coding sequence ATGCGACTAGCCCTTCTCAGTCTTTTGACAATTGTCTTGCTGCCGACACCAGGCAACGCTCAAGCTCCTGTCTTCAAAACGACTCCGAAGGACAGCAGCATCAAGTTTTTCGTGAAGGCCTCTGTTTCTCTGGTCGGTAAATTCGAGAAGTGGGATGCCTCTCTGAAGTTCAACTCTTCGGATGTGACGACGGGTGTACTGGACATCAAGATCGCGGCGGCCACAGTGAACACCGGAAGCGGGATGAAGGACCAAAAGCTGAAGAGCAAGGATTTTTTCGACGTGGAACAGTCCCCGTCGATCACGTTCCACTCAACGAAGGTAGTGCAGACCGGCCCCGAATCTTTTGATGTTTTGGGAAATTTTTCCATACGAGGCGTGTCTAAGCCCGAGACTTTGAAGTTGACGGTTTCAGGCAAGGGCACGGGGACCGGCAGTATCAAAGGGTCGATGGCCTTTGACCGCAAGGACTATGGGATGACGAGTGGAATTCCTTTTGTGAAGATCGCCGACCGCGTTCAAGTGGATGTGGACCTGAAAGTAGAGCAGGTCAGCGGGCCACGGCTGGTTTATAAGCAGTAG
- a CDS encoding Fic family protein, which yields MVIREKDDPTLYAKVLEKNLLRQYDLLLNCIEIGLEKGIEAFDKYTLWSLNATAVSNLAQFGGRYRQEPIYVSNHRPPHFKEVSEEMDRFFAVIHENWSSGGDPMVLPAYALWRLNWIHPFVEGNGRTARAACYYLICLKVGALLPGKKIVPERIRENRDPYYAALQAADRKWDEGDFDVSELAKYLNKLLIEQLSDI from the coding sequence ATGGTAATCCGAGAAAAAGACGACCCAACTTTATACGCAAAAGTCTTAGAGAAAAATCTTTTGAGACAATATGACCTATTGTTGAATTGCATCGAGATTGGCTTGGAAAAGGGTATCGAAGCCTTCGATAAATACACTCTCTGGTCTCTCAACGCCACCGCTGTTTCAAATCTGGCTCAATTTGGTGGGAGATATCGCCAAGAGCCCATATATGTAAGTAATCATCGACCACCTCATTTCAAAGAAGTATCAGAGGAAATGGACCGATTTTTCGCCGTAATACACGAAAACTGGTCTTCAGGAGGTGATCCTATGGTTCTCCCGGCATATGCTCTCTGGAGACTCAACTGGATTCACCCCTTTGTAGAAGGAAACGGTCGAACAGCACGAGCGGCTTGCTATTACCTAATTTGTCTTAAAGTGGGCGCGCTTCTACCAGGAAAGAAAATCGTCCCTGAGAGAATTAGAGAGAATCGTGATCCATACTATGCAGCACTTCAAGCCGCCGATCGAAAGTGGGATGAAGGCGACTTCGACGTTTCGGAACTCGCGAAATACTTAAACAAATTATTAATAGAACAACTCAGCGACATATAA
- a CDS encoding MgtC/SapB family protein — MANPWLHWWTDSTALLQQPTFPRLVVALVLGACVGAERQWRQRAAGLRTNTLVCFGAAAFVDLGLTIAPGTTQVIAYVVSGVGFLGAGAIMKDGGNVRGLNTAATLWCSAAVGACAGAGELLDAVFVAVLLVAINSVLRPLSRYIDQRSLSVLETHTFYRLRLFCETEFQAEALYQLTREIAARSLVLRKTISEKVEGTENSVVQVVLESPTHDATVLEGIVDELREYPWTQSVEWTETGSEAE, encoded by the coding sequence ATGGCGAACCCCTGGCTGCATTGGTGGACCGATTCGACGGCGCTTTTGCAACAGCCGACGTTTCCACGCCTGGTGGTGGCTCTGGTGCTCGGCGCCTGCGTTGGAGCGGAACGACAGTGGCGGCAGCGGGCGGCTGGGCTGCGCACGAATACGCTGGTGTGCTTTGGCGCCGCGGCGTTCGTCGATCTGGGTTTGACGATAGCGCCGGGAACGACGCAAGTGATTGCCTACGTGGTCTCGGGCGTGGGCTTTCTGGGTGCAGGGGCGATTATGAAGGACGGCGGCAATGTGCGCGGACTAAATACCGCTGCCACGCTGTGGTGTTCGGCCGCTGTGGGCGCATGTGCCGGTGCGGGGGAGCTGCTCGATGCGGTCTTTGTAGCGGTGCTGCTGGTAGCGATCAACTCCGTGTTGCGTCCACTGTCGCGGTATATCGATCAGCGGTCTCTGTCGGTCCTGGAGACTCACACGTTTTACAGGCTGAGGCTTTTTTGCGAGACAGAGTTCCAAGCGGAGGCTCTGTATCAACTGACGCGGGAGATTGCGGCGCGTTCCCTGGTACTGCGGAAGACGATCTCGGAGAAGGTCGAAGGTACGGAAAACTCGGTGGTCCAGGTCGTTCTTGAATCGCCAACGCATGATGCGACTGTTCTGGAGGGGATCGTTGACGAGCTGCGGGAGTATCCGTGGACTCAGTCGGTGGAGTGGACTGAGACCGGGAGCGAGGCTGAGTAG
- a CDS encoding tetratricopeptide repeat protein yields MGRFPQNEFVAVKAILIAWMALSNAALSQEPSAALKKADAAYRAGQAALAQRDLNAAQADFEQVVRLAPQAEQGHSALGAVLVSRGLVKEGIDELERALAIKSTDNTAQMNLAMAYEQIGLPARAIPLFSKCEAEARLERRTLPPYVLAGYARALAANRQVGLAVTKMKAALAADSQNAELHDELGSLYARQKDWPHAREEFVTAVERNPNLAVAHLHLGLAMQALDEKDGISELMQAAQLAPQDAMIAFEYGKALAADGKDTEAILAFQHALELAPGTTAASYQLALALQRSNRAQDAIVLLKNVVAAEPDNAEAMTNLGMALCQVQQAKEAVPILERSIAIAPESGTAHQDLAAAYVQLSQFGDAVVELHQALKLAPDAPQLHYNLGLALKMQDDAAGAIPELETAQRLDPSAAEAPYLLGVLYMQTGRYEDAAREMNISLKLRPENGDGWATLGSVYDKLNKLPEATSALREAIRQLPGQPDPHLTLAGVLVKQNQPGEAATERRKAAELMRSNMNRQRAEVATNAGNSALKNNDVEGSVTQFQDALSYDANYAEAHLGLAAALDRKGKTAEAAAERQKAAAVKP; encoded by the coding sequence ATGGGTAGGTTTCCTCAGAATGAGTTTGTTGCGGTGAAGGCGATATTGATTGCATGGATGGCGCTGTCGAACGCCGCTCTTTCGCAAGAGCCTTCGGCTGCGTTGAAGAAGGCGGATGCGGCGTACAGGGCAGGTCAGGCTGCGTTGGCTCAAAGAGATTTGAACGCCGCACAGGCTGACTTTGAGCAGGTAGTTAGACTCGCCCCGCAGGCCGAGCAGGGGCACAGTGCGCTCGGGGCAGTTTTGGTAAGCCGGGGGCTTGTGAAGGAAGGCATTGATGAGCTTGAAAGAGCGCTGGCGATAAAGAGCACAGACAATACTGCACAGATGAATCTTGCGATGGCGTATGAACAGATCGGTTTGCCGGCGAGGGCGATTCCATTATTTTCCAAATGCGAAGCAGAGGCGCGGCTCGAGAGGCGCACGCTGCCGCCTTACGTCCTCGCCGGATATGCGCGTGCGCTTGCGGCAAATCGTCAGGTTGGGCTTGCTGTGACAAAGATGAAAGCTGCGCTTGCCGCAGACTCACAGAACGCTGAGCTTCACGATGAGCTGGGTTCGTTGTATGCGCGGCAAAAAGATTGGCCTCACGCACGAGAGGAGTTTGTAACAGCCGTTGAACGTAATCCCAATCTTGCGGTCGCGCATTTGCATCTTGGGCTGGCGATGCAGGCCCTAGATGAAAAGGATGGGATCTCTGAGTTGATGCAGGCAGCACAACTGGCTCCGCAGGATGCGATGATTGCGTTTGAGTATGGCAAGGCGCTGGCGGCAGATGGAAAGGACACAGAGGCGATTCTGGCGTTCCAACATGCTCTGGAACTCGCGCCGGGCACCACTGCGGCTTCGTATCAGTTGGCTCTCGCGTTACAGCGGTCGAACAGAGCGCAGGATGCGATTGTGCTGCTGAAGAATGTAGTCGCCGCAGAGCCGGACAACGCAGAGGCGATGACGAACCTTGGGATGGCGCTATGCCAGGTGCAACAGGCGAAAGAGGCGGTGCCGATTCTTGAGCGCTCGATTGCAATTGCACCTGAGAGTGGGACGGCGCATCAAGACCTTGCGGCCGCTTATGTGCAGTTGAGCCAGTTTGGCGATGCGGTGGTGGAACTGCACCAGGCGTTGAAGCTGGCTCCTGACGCCCCTCAGCTGCACTACAACCTGGGTCTTGCGCTGAAGATGCAGGACGATGCGGCGGGCGCTATTCCTGAGCTGGAGACCGCGCAGAGGCTTGATCCGTCGGCGGCCGAGGCTCCTTATCTTCTGGGTGTGCTCTACATGCAGACCGGGCGGTATGAGGATGCAGCGCGTGAGATGAATATCTCGTTGAAACTTCGTCCTGAGAACGGAGATGGATGGGCGACGCTGGGAAGCGTCTACGACAAGTTGAATAAACTACCCGAAGCCACGTCGGCACTGCGAGAGGCAATCCGGCAACTTCCGGGGCAGCCCGATCCGCATTTGACGCTCGCGGGTGTGCTCGTCAAACAAAACCAGCCGGGTGAGGCTGCAACGGAGCGCAGAAAAGCAGCAGAGCTGATGCGGAGCAACATGAATCGTCAGCGCGCGGAGGTTGCTACCAACGCTGGAAACTCTGCGTTGAAAAACAACGACGTGGAGGGCTCGGTTACACAGTTTCAAGATGCATTGAGCTATGACGCGAACTACGCTGAGGCTCATCTTGGTCTTGCGGCGGCTCTCGACAGGAAGGGTAAGACCGCAGAGGCGGCGGCTGAACGTCAGAAGGCTGCGGCGGTGAAGCCTTAG
- a CDS encoding STAS domain-containing protein, with translation MPASVPPPFTLEIEDHGSTAVIRCHGKLLAGSTELLHAPVSQLLPTHQRLILDLADLTHMDSMGLGSLVRLYVSSRKHGCELELRHIGKKVRDLLIMTNLLPAFTIVGEHDIRM, from the coding sequence ATGCCTGCATCCGTCCCGCCGCCCTTCACGCTCGAAATCGAAGACCACGGCAGCACAGCCGTCATACGCTGTCACGGCAAACTGTTGGCGGGTTCCACCGAGCTCCTTCACGCTCCGGTGTCCCAACTGCTTCCCACCCACCAGCGCCTTATCCTCGACCTCGCAGACCTCACCCACATGGACAGCATGGGCCTCGGCTCGCTCGTCCGCCTCTACGTCTCCTCCCGCAAACACGGCTGCGAACTTGAACTCCGCCACATCGGCAAAAAAGTCCGAGACCTCCTCATCATGACCAACCTCCTCCCAGCCTTCACCATCGTCGGCGAACACGACATCAGAATGTGA
- a CDS encoding tetratricopeptide repeat protein gives MARASGTAMEGLLQGGFLHTASGVRYKVFSRDGRAWMSYDRDDAPEISKERSVLDGEKELLYFIGSGHRGRTYLYEVEGEWFEIPINFYGKRQLWDMAPNYGSAKTMPAALPVDSNCLHCHASSVQIALPGARNRYEGAPFLQGGIGCSACHGEAAKHLEEQGRGPIVNPAKLDTARRDSACLQCHLEGNVAIYRARKSLADFRVGDDLADYVVYSVRADAKTGGRRASSQYEALLRSACKAASGDKLTCTTCHDPHRSPSAEERVNYFREKCLTCHTGVKMATAHHPEQRDCAVCHMPTREAADISHEQVTDHDIQRHPHSTTPIARLLDTAEADDLVPVGRVSAGDREMGLAYAQLAASGNQKDAEKALRLLLKAEREGSSDVELHTKLGLIEQMSADNNDARREYAASLKEAPYDATALGNLAILDAVSGHTADAVSLLQRAIDADPSQLTAGLNLAFIECRVGNKKKALQILTGLTRFDPDDPTLRKFLSSGTYAGERCSLL, from the coding sequence ATGGCGCGAGCTAGCGGGACTGCCATGGAGGGTTTGCTGCAAGGCGGCTTCCTACATACTGCTTCCGGAGTTCGCTACAAGGTGTTTTCCCGGGACGGCAGAGCCTGGATGTCTTATGACCGCGATGATGCGCCGGAGATATCGAAGGAGCGATCCGTTCTGGATGGAGAGAAAGAGCTGCTCTACTTCATAGGGTCAGGACATCGTGGCCGTACTTATCTTTATGAGGTGGAAGGGGAGTGGTTTGAGATTCCCATCAACTTCTACGGCAAGAGACAGTTGTGGGACATGGCTCCCAACTATGGCTCTGCGAAAACTATGCCTGCGGCTTTGCCGGTTGATTCGAATTGTCTCCATTGTCATGCTTCCTCGGTGCAGATAGCATTGCCTGGGGCGCGCAATCGCTATGAGGGGGCACCGTTCCTGCAGGGTGGGATCGGATGCTCTGCCTGTCATGGGGAGGCAGCGAAGCATCTGGAGGAGCAGGGGCGCGGGCCTATTGTGAATCCCGCAAAGCTGGATACCGCCAGAAGGGATAGCGCTTGTCTTCAGTGTCATCTTGAGGGAAATGTGGCTATCTACCGGGCGAGAAAATCGCTTGCGGATTTTCGAGTAGGGGATGATCTTGCCGACTATGTGGTTTATTCCGTCAGGGCAGATGCAAAGACTGGTGGCAGACGGGCAAGTAGCCAGTATGAAGCGCTTTTGCGGAGTGCCTGTAAGGCCGCTAGTGGAGACAAGTTGACCTGTACGACCTGCCACGATCCACATCGCTCCCCAAGCGCGGAGGAACGAGTTAACTACTTTCGCGAGAAGTGTCTTACCTGTCATACGGGCGTGAAGATGGCGACGGCACACCATCCCGAGCAGAGGGATTGCGCGGTATGTCATATGCCTACGCGCGAGGCCGCAGACATCTCTCATGAACAGGTGACTGATCACGATATTCAGCGTCACCCGCACTCAACAACGCCGATTGCGCGACTTCTGGATACTGCTGAGGCGGACGATTTGGTGCCGGTGGGAAGGGTATCGGCCGGCGATCGGGAGATGGGATTGGCGTATGCGCAGCTGGCCGCGAGCGGAAACCAAAAGGATGCGGAGAAAGCTTTGCGGCTGCTGCTGAAGGCAGAGAGAGAGGGATCGAGTGATGTCGAGTTGCATACGAAGCTTGGACTGATTGAGCAGATGTCTGCGGACAACAACGATGCTCGCAGAGAGTACGCGGCTTCCTTGAAGGAAGCTCCCTACGATGCTACGGCGCTGGGGAATCTTGCGATTCTGGACGCGGTCTCGGGGCACACGGCTGATGCGGTTAGTCTGCTGCAACGAGCGATCGATGCGGACCCCAGTCAACTGACGGCTGGGTTGAATCTGGCGTTCATCGAGTGCAGGGTTGGTAACAAGAAGAAAGCGTTACAAATACTGACAGGACTGACTCGGTTTGATCCCGATGATCCGACACTTCGCAAGTTTCTTTCGTCCGGCACGTATGCTGGCGAGCGATGCAGTCTTCTGTAG
- a CDS encoding GlsB/YeaQ/YmgE family stress response membrane protein yields the protein MFIIWWIIVGLIAGFLTGKLMKGSGYGAIGDIVIGIIGAVVGGFIMQKLGYAGSGGLIYTVIVAIVGAVLLTLLLRLVTGNRARNL from the coding sequence ATGTTTATTATCTGGTGGATTATTGTTGGTCTCATCGCTGGCTTCCTTACCGGAAAGCTCATGAAAGGCAGCGGCTACGGCGCAATTGGCGATATCGTCATCGGCATCATCGGAGCCGTCGTAGGTGGCTTCATCATGCAGAAGCTCGGTTACGCAGGGTCCGGCGGCCTTATCTACACCGTCATCGTCGCCATCGTCGGAGCAGTCCTCCTTACCCTGCTCCTTCGCCTCGTCACTGGCAACCGAGCTCGAAACCTCTAA
- a CDS encoding glutamine--fructose-6-phosphate aminotransferase: MCGIVGYIGPQSVVPVIIEGLRRLEYRGYDSAGIAVAGGPSGLELRRAPGKLRNLETAIHASPIDGTFGIGHTRWATHGRPTEENAHPHRDGSGTLVVVHNGIVENYLALKKELIAKGHKFVSETDTEIIAHLIQDAYENGHPQVIGHGRNQTTSPYAGTDSANESEAVVTTLNPDGTRPTISLETAVRIAVKRITGAFAIGVLSALEPNKLVAARMGPPAVIGIGDGEFFLASDVPGILHHTRNIHFLADGELAILTKEGVTLTDFDANPLPLKVQRITWDPIQAEKAGYKHFMLKEINEQPRAIRDTTLGRVSLETGKVFLEAMQISDKDLRNASQITIAACGTSWHAGLAGKFMIERLARLPVEVDYASEYRYRDPIADPRAIGLLITQSGETADTLAAQAELIAKGSKTLAICNVVGAAVTRKAQGTLTTNAGPEIGVASTKAFTAQLTALFVLALHLAQVRGTISDEESLHLVTELSKLPGKLASMLNINSPDAPGSSEGVAAPTKFSSSRPATQTAEAQTPSTHTQNLSSRPDRSGVESPPHSVSTPTSSWAAPDRRATTRQPLSAQCEELARLFHNSDDFLFLGRGIHYPIALEGALKLKEISYIHAEGYPAGEMKHGPNALIDESLPVVCIATKDPNDPSSVLKYEKTLSNIQEVTARSGRVIAIAIEGDTEISQLVEQTIYIPQAPELLLPILEVVPLQLLAYHIAVRRGCDVDQPRNLAKSVTVE, translated from the coding sequence ATGTGTGGAATCGTTGGATACATTGGTCCTCAGTCTGTCGTCCCCGTCATCATTGAAGGTCTTCGCCGCCTCGAGTACCGCGGTTACGACTCTGCCGGCATCGCCGTAGCCGGAGGCCCCAGCGGCCTCGAACTCCGCCGCGCCCCCGGCAAGCTCCGCAACCTCGAAACCGCCATTCACGCCTCCCCCATCGATGGCACCTTCGGCATCGGCCACACCCGCTGGGCCACCCACGGCCGCCCCACCGAAGAGAACGCCCACCCCCACCGCGACGGCTCCGGCACCCTCGTCGTCGTCCATAACGGCATCGTCGAAAACTACCTCGCCCTCAAAAAAGAGCTCATCGCCAAAGGCCACAAGTTCGTCTCCGAGACCGACACCGAGATCATCGCCCACCTCATCCAGGACGCCTACGAAAACGGCCACCCACAAGTCATCGGACACGGCCGCAATCAAACCACCAGCCCCTATGCCGGCACCGACTCCGCCAACGAGTCCGAAGCCGTCGTCACCACCCTCAACCCCGACGGCACCCGCCCCACCATCTCCCTTGAAACGGCCGTCCGCATCGCCGTCAAGCGCATCACCGGAGCCTTCGCCATCGGCGTCCTCTCCGCACTTGAACCCAACAAACTCGTCGCCGCCCGCATGGGCCCACCTGCCGTCATCGGCATCGGCGACGGCGAGTTCTTCCTCGCCTCCGACGTCCCCGGCATCCTCCACCACACCCGCAACATCCACTTCCTCGCCGACGGCGAACTCGCCATCCTCACCAAAGAAGGCGTCACCCTCACCGACTTCGACGCCAACCCCCTCCCCTTAAAAGTTCAGCGCATCACCTGGGACCCCATCCAGGCCGAAAAAGCCGGCTACAAGCACTTCATGCTCAAGGAGATCAACGAGCAGCCCCGCGCCATCCGCGACACCACCCTCGGCCGCGTCTCCCTCGAAACCGGCAAAGTCTTCCTCGAAGCCATGCAGATCTCCGACAAAGACCTCCGCAACGCCAGCCAGATCACCATCGCCGCCTGCGGCACTAGCTGGCACGCTGGCCTCGCCGGCAAGTTCATGATCGAGCGCCTCGCCCGCCTCCCCGTCGAAGTCGACTACGCCTCCGAGTACCGCTACCGCGACCCCATCGCCGACCCGCGCGCCATCGGCCTCCTCATCACCCAATCCGGCGAAACTGCCGACACCCTCGCCGCCCAGGCCGAGCTCATCGCCAAAGGATCCAAAACCCTCGCCATCTGCAACGTCGTCGGCGCCGCCGTCACCCGCAAAGCCCAGGGCACCCTCACCACCAACGCCGGCCCCGAGATCGGCGTCGCCTCCACCAAGGCCTTCACCGCCCAGCTCACTGCCCTCTTCGTCCTCGCCCTCCACCTCGCCCAGGTCCGCGGCACCATCTCCGACGAAGAATCCCTCCACCTCGTCACCGAGCTCTCCAAACTCCCCGGCAAGCTCGCCTCCATGCTCAACATCAACTCCCCCGACGCTCCGGGCTCCTCCGAAGGCGTCGCCGCCCCCACAAAGTTCTCGTCATCCCGACCGGCAACGCAAACCGCCGAAGCACAAACACCTTCTACCCACACCCAAAATCTGTCATCCCGACCGGACCGGAGCGGAGTGGAGAGCCCCCCGCATTCTGTCTCCACGCCCACATCGTCATGGGCAGCACCCGACCGCCGCGCCACCACCCGCCAGCCCCTCTCCGCCCAGTGCGAAGAGCTCGCCCGCCTCTTCCACAACTCCGACGACTTCCTCTTCCTCGGCCGCGGCATCCACTACCCCATCGCCCTCGAAGGCGCACTCAAGCTCAAGGAGATCTCCTACATCCACGCCGAAGGCTACCCCGCCGGCGAGATGAAGCACGGCCCCAACGCCCTCATCGACGAATCCCTCCCCGTCGTCTGCATCGCCACCAAGGACCCCAACGATCCCTCCAGCGTCCTCAAGTACGAAAAAACCCTCAGCAACATTCAAGAGGTCACCGCCCGCTCTGGCCGCGTCATCGCCATCGCCATCGAAGGCGACACCGAGATCAGCCAGCTCGTCGAGCAGACCATCTACATCCCCCAGGCCCCCGAACTACTCCTACCCATCCTAGAAGTAGTCCCCCTCCAACTCCTCGCCTACCACATAGCCGTACGCCGAGGCTGCGACGTAGACCAACCCAGAAACCTCGCCAAAAGCGTTACCGTGGAATGA